In Gemmatimonadaceae bacterium, one DNA window encodes the following:
- a CDS encoding peptidylprolyl isomerase — translation MTRYATIETNRGTMTAELYDKEAPNTVANFETLANKGYYDGIKFHRVIEDFVIQGGDPNSREYPEGDRRIGTGGPGYKIDCETAGNPHRHEVGALSMAHAGKNTGGSQFFVVLNEGNTRHLNGVHTVFGQVTEGLEVVKTIKANDTMTKVRVSDSAGEAKE, via the coding sequence ATGACCAGATACGCAACGATCGAGACCAACCGCGGGACGATGACCGCCGAGCTTTACGACAAGGAAGCGCCGAATACCGTCGCCAATTTCGAGACGCTGGCCAATAAGGGTTACTACGATGGAATCAAGTTTCATCGTGTCATCGAGGACTTCGTGATTCAAGGGGGCGATCCCAACTCCCGTGAGTATCCCGAAGGAGATCGCCGGATTGGCACAGGCGGTCCCGGATACAAGATTGACTGTGAGACAGCCGGTAATCCGCATCGTCACGAGGTTGGAGCGCTGTCGATGGCCCATGCCGGCAAGAATACCGGCGGCAGTCAGTTCTTCGTGGTATTGAACGAAGGAAACACCCGCCATCTGAATGGCGTCCACACCGTTTTCGGCCAGGTAACTGAAGGCCTTGAAGTTGTGAAAACCATTAAGGCCAATGACACGATGACGAAGGTTCGTGTCTCTGACAGTGCCGGCGAGGCGAAAGAATAG
- the nth gene encoding endonuclease III — MKNPASAGQIPRRPRKKRGAALKAYALDTLARLRREYPDAHCELDFESPLQLLVATILSAQCTDKRVNLVTPALFKAFPDADSLATAEPAVVEDLIRSAGFFRSKTRSLLGMAAAVTARHGGVVPSTMEDLVELPGVGRKTANVLLGNAFGMNEGVVVDTHVGRLAVRLGLTNETDPVKVEKALMPLFPREEWALLSHLLIFHGRRICLARNPKCAACILNDTCPSSRV; from the coding sequence GTGAAGAACCCCGCGTCCGCGGGACAGATTCCGCGTCGACCACGGAAAAAACGTGGTGCGGCGCTCAAGGCCTACGCGCTCGACACACTCGCACGCCTCAGGCGGGAGTATCCGGATGCCCATTGCGAGCTTGACTTCGAGTCTCCGCTTCAACTGCTCGTAGCGACGATACTCAGCGCTCAATGCACCGACAAGCGGGTGAACCTGGTGACACCCGCCTTGTTCAAGGCGTTCCCCGATGCTGACTCGCTGGCGACTGCCGAGCCGGCGGTCGTGGAAGACCTTATTCGCAGCGCGGGTTTTTTTCGAAGCAAGACCAGAAGCCTTCTCGGAATGGCCGCTGCTGTAACCGCGCGACACGGCGGTGTCGTTCCTTCGACCATGGAAGATCTTGTCGAGTTGCCCGGCGTAGGGCGCAAGACGGCGAACGTATTGCTCGGTAATGCGTTTGGTATGAATGAAGGCGTCGTCGTCGACACTCATGTCGGGCGACTGGCCGTTCGGCTCGGCCTTACCAACGAGACAGACCCGGTCAAGGTCGAGAAAGCACTGATGCCTCTTTTCCCGCGTGAGGAGTGGGCGTTGCTCTCTCACCTGCTGATATTTCACGGCCGGCGAATCTGCCTCGCCCGCAATCCGAAGTGTGCCGCGTGCATCCTTAACGACACCTGCCCGTCCAGCCGGGTTTGA
- a CDS encoding PHP domain-containing protein yields the protein MDSRTAAHFLAQIGALLEIDGGPRFNARAYRNAARAILALGADDLGPLIASGELMATPGIGPATLSVVEELLESGESSYLRRLIEATPLGLIEMARVPGLSPAKVHLIHGSLGIETIGELEQAALDGRLAKLPRFGAKTAGRVLKGIEFLRRSGGRTLYHRGLEQAVAMRNSVLAHPDVSTAVIAGSARQHCETIGEVRVVAVCRGDPAEVAHSFGNAMPVMESSTTVLPGEATISIRYVDEARLRLTCVSQGNAGIPVWRETGSAVHVTQMREYAAERGMTLTDSALMDASAQMIPLATEAELFAALDLDVIPPELREGMGEIEAAAARSLPALLTSEDILGVLHCHSTWSDGSASIAEMAGAARRRGWTYLGVTDHSQAAFYAGGMKRDEVLEQHEEIDKLNSAAPEFRILKGIEVDILSDGRLDYDDDTLDLFDFVIGSVHSRFSMGVGKMTARVLAAMEDPRLTILGHPTGRLLLSREGYPIDLDAVIERAAETGVALELNADPHRLDLDWRELGKARERGVIIEIGPDAHSEASLDNVHIGVGIARKAWLRASDVLNAMPAERVLAVARARKSQ from the coding sequence ATGGACTCCCGCACTGCTGCCCATTTCCTTGCGCAGATCGGCGCGCTTCTCGAGATTGACGGCGGTCCGCGATTCAACGCTCGCGCATACCGGAATGCCGCTCGCGCCATACTGGCTCTCGGCGCCGATGATCTCGGACCGCTGATCGCGTCAGGTGAGCTGATGGCCACTCCAGGAATTGGGCCGGCCACGCTGTCAGTAGTTGAGGAATTGCTCGAAAGCGGTGAGTCGAGCTACCTGAGACGTCTCATCGAAGCAACGCCCCTCGGTCTCATCGAGATGGCGCGCGTTCCCGGACTCAGCCCTGCGAAGGTGCACTTGATCCATGGCTCACTGGGGATTGAGACCATTGGCGAGCTGGAGCAGGCGGCGCTCGACGGGCGGCTGGCAAAGCTGCCTCGGTTCGGTGCGAAGACGGCTGGCCGGGTGCTCAAAGGCATCGAGTTTCTTCGACGGTCCGGGGGCCGCACGCTTTATCACCGCGGACTGGAGCAGGCCGTGGCGATGCGAAACAGCGTCCTGGCTCATCCCGACGTTTCAACCGCAGTCATCGCCGGCTCGGCAAGGCAGCACTGCGAGACCATCGGTGAGGTGCGTGTGGTTGCCGTCTGCCGAGGCGATCCGGCTGAAGTTGCGCATTCCTTCGGCAACGCAATGCCAGTGATGGAGTCATCGACCACAGTCTTGCCTGGCGAAGCGACAATCTCAATTCGTTACGTGGACGAGGCGCGTCTCAGGCTCACCTGTGTTTCGCAGGGAAACGCGGGAATTCCAGTCTGGCGCGAAACCGGCAGTGCGGTGCACGTCACACAAATGCGCGAGTACGCGGCTGAGCGCGGCATGACCTTGACGGATTCGGCATTGATGGATGCATCGGCGCAAATGATTCCTCTTGCCACGGAAGCGGAGCTTTTTGCAGCGCTCGATCTGGACGTTATTCCCCCTGAGCTACGCGAAGGAATGGGCGAGATCGAGGCGGCGGCGGCAAGGTCGTTGCCGGCCCTGCTCACGAGCGAGGACATTCTTGGCGTTCTGCACTGCCACTCCACCTGGTCGGATGGTTCAGCGAGCATCGCAGAAATGGCGGGCGCGGCCCGCCGGCGCGGCTGGACCTACCTTGGGGTAACCGATCATTCCCAAGCCGCGTTTTATGCCGGTGGGATGAAACGCGACGAGGTTCTGGAGCAGCATGAGGAGATCGATAAGCTCAACTCCGCGGCGCCGGAGTTTCGGATTCTCAAGGGCATTGAAGTTGACATCCTGAGCGACGGCCGTCTCGACTACGATGATGACACGCTAGACCTTTTCGACTTCGTGATCGGCTCCGTGCATTCCCGCTTCAGCATGGGTGTCGGAAAGATGACGGCTCGCGTGCTGGCCGCGATGGAAGATCCGCGGCTGACGATACTCGGGCATCCTACCGGACGATTGCTGCTGTCGAGGGAAGGATATCCCATCGATCTCGATGCGGTTATCGAGCGGGCAGCCGAGACCGGCGTGGCCCTCGAGCTCAATGCTGATCCGCACCGGCTCGATCTCGACTGGCGTGAGTTGGGCAAGGCCAGAGAACGAGGCGTCATCATCGAGATTGGACCTGATGCGCACTCTGAAGCCAGTCTCGACAATGTTCACATTGGAGTGGGCATCGCCCGCAAAGCGTGGCTGCGAGCCTCCGACGTTCTCAACGCTATGCCCGCAGAGCGTGTTCTGGCAGTCGCTCGTGCGAGGAAGAGTCAGTGA
- a CDS encoding alpha/beta hydrolase encodes MAIPAPRESGFTTTTEEPLYWAAYGPQGARRLLVLHGGPGAHHDYLLPQMLHLARRYDVLFYDQRGGGRSRAAAGADISAATHVADLAAIIAEFSIDPVSIVGYSWGGMLALLYLLETRRDASLRLPASLALIDPAPLARDYRRLFEKEFATRQDGPRIRAIRDELEASGIRETDPAAYRARTFELAVAPYFADPGNAVNLTPFRVTGRVMQSVWSSLGAEYNLISELQPAHCPTLFVHGRDDPIPLESSIEGAEAMSAELVLLDDCGHVPYVEQPGRLFAALDKFLAAQDPQ; translated from the coding sequence TTGGCCATCCCTGCGCCGCGTGAATCGGGATTTACAACTACAACCGAAGAGCCGCTTTACTGGGCGGCCTACGGTCCGCAGGGAGCCCGGCGCCTGCTCGTTCTTCATGGCGGTCCCGGCGCGCATCACGATTACCTGCTGCCGCAGATGCTCCACCTTGCCAGACGTTACGATGTCCTTTTCTACGACCAGCGCGGAGGCGGACGATCGCGGGCGGCCGCCGGTGCGGACATCAGCGCGGCAACGCACGTCGCCGACCTGGCTGCGATCATCGCCGAATTTTCGATCGATCCGGTGTCGATCGTCGGGTACTCGTGGGGCGGGATGCTTGCGCTTCTCTACCTTCTCGAAACGAGACGCGATGCATCGTTGCGTCTGCCTGCCAGCCTTGCGCTCATCGATCCGGCACCGCTGGCGCGCGACTACCGGCGCTTGTTCGAAAAGGAATTTGCCACGAGGCAGGATGGCCCGCGGATTCGCGCAATACGAGACGAACTCGAAGCATCGGGGATCAGAGAAACCGATCCTGCCGCCTATAGGGCGCGAACGTTCGAGCTCGCCGTTGCTCCCTACTTCGCCGACCCCGGTAACGCGGTGAATCTCACGCCATTCCGGGTGACTGGCCGGGTAATGCAATCGGTCTGGTCAAGTCTTGGCGCGGAGTACAATCTCATTTCTGAGCTGCAGCCCGCTCATTGCCCGACGCTGTTTGTGCACGGACGTGATGATCCCATTCCCTTGGAGTCATCCATTGAGGGCGCCGAGGCGATGAGTGCCGAGCTCGTCCTGCTGGACGACTGCGGGCATGTTCCGTACGTTGAACAGCCCGGCCGGTTGTTTGCGGCGCTGGACAAATTCCTCGCCGCGCAAGACCCTCAGTGA